The nucleotide sequence CGGCCGCTGCTGCACAGCAACGCCTCTGGCGGCTCGAGCGGGTAAGTCCCGCAGTCGATGTGCGCTAGTCGATGTGTGCTAGTCGATATGGAAGTGCGGGCCGACGTTTGCGGGAGGCCAGGGCAGACTCGGGTCCACCAGGAAGCATTCCTCTATCGGCGGGAGTTCACCCACGACACGGCCGTCCATGACCGGCCCGCCGGGCGCCTCATGACAGCGCTGCCAGGTTCCGTTGGGCCGGACGGGGAAGTCGCAGAACGACTCCAGCGGGTCGCCGGGCTGACATCCCGCCGATGCCGGAGGCGCCAGCGCGACGCCCACACCTATCAGTCCACCGACCAATGCCGACGCCGCAAGTCCCGAGATTGCGTTTTTCATTGGTGGAGATTACGACAGGAGGTTCTTGGCGTGCCACTTTTACGGTGAGCTAGATCCAGCGTCGAACGGGCGTACCGACATTCGCGAGCACTTCCAGCCGGGCACGGCCCGAGCCACCGCCGAGCCGCGCCAGCACGCCGGCGTCGGCCAGCGCGTGGTAGCCGCCGACGACGTCGGTGGCGCGGTGCAGGCCCAGATCCAGTAGCGCCGCCGCCGCCAGGCTGGACGTGTAGCCCTCCGAGCACACGATGACCCACTCGACGTCGTCGTCAACGGCTTGCGGCAGCCGGGCGTCGCTGGTCGGGTCGACACGCCATTCCAGCACGTTGCGCTCGATGACCAGCGCGCCGGGCACCTCGCCTTCGCGGGCGCGCTGCGACTGGGGCCGGATGTCGACGAGCACGGCGCCGCGCCGCAGCGCGGCGGGCACCTCGTCGGCGGATAGCCGCCGATAACGGCCGCGGGCCCGGTCCAGCACCCGATCGATTCGGCTCATCACTGCCCCTCGGGTTGGTCGGTCAGTTCAGTGCGCTGGCGGCGCAAGGTATTACGGTCGGTGATCTCGTAGTAGGACATCGCGGTCAGCGGCGGCGAGTAGGCGTGCACGCTCAGCGTCGGCTGCACGGGGACCGGAACCGGCCGCGGCGCCCACACCACGTCGTGCACCCAGCCCAACGGGAAGCCGGCCTGATCGCCGGCGTCGAGCCGGCGGCGTCGCAATCGCGTTCCATCCCAACGGAATTCGTTGAGCGAGCCGGACAGTACGGTCAGCGCGCCCAACGAGCCGCCGTGATCGTGCAACTCGGTCGCGTGCCCGGGAACCCAGCTGATCAACCAGACATCCAGCTCGTCGTCGCCGTGGATGCGGGTAAACCATCGCTCTCCGTCGGGCACACCGCCGGCCGGCAGCAGGTGGTCGCACCGACCGCTGAGCACAT is from Mycobacterium conspicuum and encodes:
- a CDS encoding CDGP domain-containing protein — its product is MKNAISGLAASALVGGLIGVGVALAPPASAGCQPGDPLESFCDFPVRPNGTWQRCHEAPGGPVMDGRVVGELPPIEECFLVDPSLPWPPANVGPHFHID
- a CDS encoding rhodanese-like domain-containing protein, with product MSRIDRVLDRARGRYRRLSADEVPAALRRGAVLVDIRPQSQRAREGEVPGALVIERNVLEWRVDPTSDARLPQAVDDDVEWVIVCSEGYTSSLAAAALLDLGLHRATDVVGGYHALADAGVLARLGGGSGRARLEVLANVGTPVRRWI
- a CDS encoding cupin domain-containing protein, translated to MSLSVVVPSVSAAPSPGPTRLRVPDLLHATDQAADDVLSGRCDHLLPAGGVPDGERWFTRIHGDDELDVWLISWVPGHATELHDHGGSLGALTVLSGSLNEFRWDGTRLRRRRLDAGDQAGFPLGWVHDVVWAPRPVPVPVQPTLSVHAYSPPLTAMSYYEITDRNTLRRQRTELTDQPEGQ